The genomic stretch gattttacttgaataaaaataatggctttttaggtgaaaatcatttgaataatcgttcagcagaggctgaagactcgttcaaaagatgctggactgttgaaggagtttgaatggctgaaaggaaatgaattcaaaaacatttgaaaacatactggaggaggcgatatatcgccccctataggcgatatatcgcctgggccagtatgcccgaggcgaccgtgcatcgtttcgtgttttccgtatttacgtgctgcgatatatcgccccctatagctgcgatatatcggcacacgctgaatatttaaacacgaaattacacatttttagctaagtttgaatggagtaaatagccttgactaagcctttaacgtattcaaagctgctgactgaccctatgtcattcaaactttacccttatttaatttaatcctcaaaaatacttaatccttaattaccattcataacatgtgcttaaaatcctattggttgatgtctaaaccttataatataacaaatactatccttaatatcaatcatataatcaaaccttaggttatacttaatattcttaaactataggttaaacttagaaaatctataagtactactacgcgtgtccaaataattcccggtctgaaccaaaaatccatggtaacaaagataacactaaacatactataatactactaaacaattagctaagtaaagttcttggactctacaagtaaGCTAGATGAATCCCTTCACCAGCTAGATTCGAAATCCCTTCGAATACCTGAATCACtcgattccaacactcaagatcccctTGAGTAAGCTAGATGAATCCCTTCACCAGCTAGATTCGAAATCCCTTCGAATCAAATCTGAACCTTTGATGGCTCTAGCAGCAAGCTTCACCTCCTTTTTTTGGCAATCCGAGGATACATTCACATGGCTAATTTTGGGATCCGGCTCTAATACCACTTGTAAGGACCGTCGGACACCATCTATTTCCCGATTGGTATGATATTGTCCGctttgggcctaagccctcacGGATTTGTTTTTGGGCACCTTCCCAAAAGGCCTCATTCCAATGGAGATGGTGTCCATCCTTATATACCCAAGATCCTTcccatttctagccaatgtgggactttggttgtacacccaacaTAAACctaaatgttctcggtatagcctCTACCGAGAACATGTCATCGGCAGTAAGTCCCCGGTACAGACGCGTTGATAGATGTAAACTTCTACCGATGACAatcaacatgttctcggtataggttgtACCGAGGACAATTTCATCGGCACAACCAACCCAAATTTGTCATATTAATGGGATATACCGAGgaaaatgtcctcggtatagactaaatcgatttttttttttatatttgtaatgtttattcatttaatttgaattaaatataaaacaatagaataaaattaaaacacttatattaaacatataaataaaaacataagagtatgtttgctgaatcaaaataaagagttgtcataaacatgataatgtaatagtccatagtaataaaattcatatataactcctactgagtcggtgctccaacatcgggatcatcgggtggtggtggggcacattgagatcccgtggtgatacaatgagtccggacatgctcctctaatTTTCGATcacgctctctcatctcataaatctcttcatctctagtttgtgaaggatgaaaatcaaatggagttcggtcccttatgttaaggatacgtccatatcctttctggtggccccaTCGTTTTCTGAAGatagtttgtaccaaagatatgtcttcatcttcaggcgcactcgaaactggtgtggaactctcagtatcagttgcctgtgtctgTTGTGTGTCGCAATATGCACGCAATTCGCctatgatacaatgtataatgtaattatgtattgtaaacaaacaattaaaattttgaaaaatgtttaaaaaaacttaacatacccaagtatttttggctgtctctgtcacccaccctgtgcctaatttatggtgagtatccatccagctatccgggatgggctcaagttgcccagtctctaaattatgttgtcacgtacatatatttttataaaattaataattaaacgtaaataagaaaaacaaactaaaaaataattaattaactaacttttttatagcgcagCGCTGGGATTGACcgagaacctccatagctaagctctttcaatTTCTtcatattttccttgttgaccccagaacgtttctgcaaaaagttatcgttagtaatatatttaattaagatagttaagtttagcaagaaattaataccttAATTTCTGGGCGTCAgaaaaattcaatggcttttttCCACTGCGTAtctgtgcaaccaccataacgattttgtggcccattaatcgttaaatgctctttaatatcatacttccagtcagaatactttttagcacactATGTATCAATacctctcaagatcccaggcatgtgcccttgtccatatctagtacgcctgatatcaaacaaatcatcctaattcacaaacatttattagtaaatatgatatataacctaaaattagaattaacataaaaatacataaactacttacctccagatgtgcaagtattctttgtttcgaggcatttggtacttttgaccattgaggacattccggatctgtgtactgtcAAACAAGTAATctgagctctcttgagaaatttgagttgtaatctccgatctctttatatgttctcccttGTACATCCCACTtgagagggagaggacgccccaactgttcccttttttcccgcgtgttcaatcctttATGGCGTCCACGTTTGTTTGGAGGCACTATTGTctgcaaattcaatattttaaaattaatatggattaattgttaaattttaaggagtatatcaatgtgtaaagtattacctggttcacaatcagctgggatatctgacggtccatgtggaggatcgcatcctccaccatcacccccgtgagatcgagcaataacatcagtcatatctgtcaaattaatcgatattaaaattacatttatcggttaaaaataactatataaaattaattattgttaaaaataattacttcaacatattataaaattactaCTTAataatcattataataatattcactatcatcatcggtttctatgtgttcatcttcctcttcatcatcttcatattcaacttcctcctcctcctcctccctctcctcctcaattgcaacattatctatctcaacaaattgtaatggagccccTGTAAgttcaaagctgatttgtggcaacggtccaagatcaacgaataattggaaattagaggaactagtgtcatgcataacatctacttctacatcctccgcttgttcttcaactagtgggatgtcccacacatttctgtgatgcacttcTTGGACGACTTTCCAATGAGATTTTTTTTAAGGTCATCAgtgtagaaaacttggttagcctgagttgctaagataaatttatTATCTTTGAAGGCCTCCGAACTGGTTTTGATACTCGTTATGTTTTTCTCAAACTTTAATCCTAAAGACTgattagtgtcaaaccatttgcacttaaataatacaacaaaacaaccagaaagatatgacatcactaaaacttcttccaactggTCATAAtaagtcactacaagaaaaaatgcttttaataacaccgaaaatgtgttatcaaaacataccataacactttttgatgtgttaagaccgactatgttattgtaggttagggtactttacataacactttatcattgttatacagatgtgttattatactgtcaacgataacacaatttatgtgttattttaataaatagataagtgtttaattatgttatttatagtcgattatataacacatttcaatacttataaatttgtgttgtactacactttagtataacactttttttgtgttatactacactttagtatagcacattttttgtgctatactacactttagtataacacatgaattatattagcttagagaaatataatctttttttacttacacaaaattaggaaaaaaaatatgaaagttgaagccaaataaggtaacataaatagatttttattaattactcaaatgtaattacaatatttagtctactagtctaggcttaagaaatcatattacaacataatttatggccaattcagattcctttatcactaaatacaaaaaaagaaatgtatacaaaatttagtgaaatacattcttccattctaaaggcctcaactacaaatgttgtcaagaattgctccaaagaaatcatctcaatatacctgcacattgtaaaacaAAAGTCTTAATactaagaacataagacttaagctagtttccacctgtaagcatataaagtttaaattaaatttgtaataactccaaaacttgacgaaacagcagggtatagcaagatgtactaccatgcaaaacaatGACTGAAgtaacaaaacatgcaacttaaaacaaggcttgtgaaatgtatcaagataacaaatatatcattctcaatgatcaaaaagtatgtgaggaagaattgattccagaactctaaattctgtcaatatatccccgaaaaaattaaagaataaaaacagaatcacactttgacttcttatacaacaaaatcataaagaaaaacaataaattaaAAATGCACCTGGAAACTTCTTTAGCATCTTTAATATAAGGTTTAGCCCAATTTCTgcaataaaactaaaaataaagttaaaaaaaagaACTCTttctaataaaaagaaagaagaatgtcaCCTGGAAAGAAAAATTAATCACGAGAAGGAGCAGCcaaaagaattatataaaaaaaagaagagtaaaaacaaaaaagaatggaTTCTAGACATGTCTCATAATAATTGGACCTTTTTATTAAACTTCATGGAGACAAGACTCACAATAAAATTGTCTAGCAAAGTGAGGAACTTTCATTCTTGGGATCCTGCATCATTGGCAAAGTGAGGAACTTTCATTTATTGTGGTGATTTATAAGactttagttcttagaaaaattgtTGATATGATGCACCATTTGAACAAGATGTGTATTATCAACTAAATTAATAAGATAGTATTTTGAAATAAACATGTGCTTCCTTATCAATTATCAGGTATTCTGGTTAGGACAACAGAAACTGACAAGCATtccactcttttttccctttcatTCTTCAGTTTTATTGAGAATTTTGACACTATTTTGGTTACATCATTAGAAATGACAAGACAAAAAAATTGCATCAGACTAGAGGAAAAAGTCATACATAACTGATAACTCTAAAGTGTCTAAGAATCATTAACATTTTTTTAACTAGAGAATACTACTATAATTATTTTTGTGGGATACACATTACTACAAAGAAAGCAAAAAATCTAGAAAACAAACAAATTTATTGagttttgataatactttttcaatagcgGATTGCACATTGGAAATATATTAAGAGGCCACCCAAGGCCAAATGAATTAGTTAACTTACTTTCTGTGGGCAGTTTCTCCAGAAAGCATGACCGCATCAGCACCTTCCCGTGAGCAAAGCTGAAATGCATTGTGGACAGATGAATGACTACAAATTGCAGAAAATGGAAGAGTGATCACATTTAAAATAACATACATTTCAGACTTAAGAGTAAATCAACTTGAAAGAAATTATCTAGTTTTCTCCAAACTCACAGGATTAAGACCAAGCAGCTTTTGATTGGCTAGAGCTATAACCTAGAGAGAAGAAGGACAAatataaatgaatgaaaaaaaatgctTACTAAATCAGGAACAGTATAGGGATTACAAGTACTAAAATCTTAAAGAAAACGCTTCATTTATTTCATAGTCCATAGACAAGAATAAGTTAGCATTGACAATATAGAAAATGGAAATACAAACCACTATCTTTCAATTTAATACTTCTAAAAGTAAAAAATAATCAGTCATATCCTATAACATGCCATGCACCCATAAATTCAGTTGGCATATTGCTCAAATTTCAGTTGAAATAGCTCTTTATAGCAACTGTATATCAATTACACATGATATCATTACCTGGATAATAATAGCAGCCCTTGTCTGCTTCCGGAACTTAAGGTCACTACGAGCAGCCATCCCACATATACATGTTTGAATTAAAACAGCTGAAGAGTACAACTTCTGGTATTCATTCTTAGAAAGACATATACGATAATGTGTCTGGATTTTAACAGAAGCAGCCTCCCTTCTCTTGCATTCATACTGATAGCGTGCAACTTGTCCTGCCATAGATCTAAAGAAACAAAACATTAGTCATATAAAATTTTGTATCAATGGATAATAGTCTACGTTCAATAGTCTCATGGCCTGGAAAGTGACTTTCACGAACAAGAACAAGTGGAAACTATTGTTTACCTCTACAAAAGGCTTGAATCTGAATGGAAGAAACCCGTAACAAGATAAAGCTTTTCTGAGCAAGATAAGATCGAACTTTCCTCTGTATGACACCTGTTGATCTTCCTAAGACCTCACTTCAACAATCATCCAATTCTGCTATCTGGCCAGCTCTGAGAAACACTTTGGTTTTACCAATCTGTCATTGAAATAGTTaaaacacaaacaaatcaagaAAATTCTCCATTACAAGTAGCTTCTAACCTTAGAAGTAGAATAAGATTAGTTTATAAAATTCTAGAACCTTTGAAACTAGGACTGAACTGCTAAGGAAAATAAAATTCGGGGTGGGTAATTAGGAACAACAGTGGATCAAAATAAAAGGCATTAAGTAATCTACAAATGATTACCTGATAACCCTTGAGATTTACCTTCTCTAGAAGGCGCTTACAAGCAGTTACTTCATCGCAGCTAAAAGTagacaatttaaaaatatacatATCACTTCcagaaatctaaaaaataatactaataataattaTGTCCTGAATTTTGATTAACCTACCTCCCAGCAAAGACATTAGGTGCCAAGATGCCAAAACGACCTACAAATTCACGGAATGGCTTTCTTGTAGGATATCCAGCACAACTAATCCTGATGGCCTCCATAACTCCCtggaataagatatttattaattacatcATGTCGATAATGCAACCAAACATAATCAAATGATAGTGAAACAAAAACATCTGAAAGACCACAGTAATATACTTACCCCACAACGAAGCTGCTGCAAAATATTGTTATTCTCAAATATAGACGGCTTTAGAAGATTATTGGGCTTTTCACATCTTATGTAGtgtagctcagtgacactcaacGTTTCAAGCAAAGATTGTAGTTGTTGCTGTAGAAAGTACAAGAATGATGATAGTCACCATCAAGGAACTGACCTTTTCTCCCAAGGATATACATATTAGGATAGAAAACAGACCTTAAAGCGAGAACCTATTGAAGAGAATTTTGATGATTTGGAAGATTCTTCTAGTAAAGGAGGGAACAAGCCTGAAACAAAAGAACAATGGGAAGCATCCAAAAGTTCTTGATGTTCAACAACAACATAATCTTTGTTCTTATCCAAGAAGAGCTCCGTTTGATATGTAACCTGACAATAAGATTTTAACAGGGATATATATATTGAGCAATTTTTTGCATCCTCTTCTacatgattaaatgattatgatatttaataatataaatatatataattaaattttacactTACTTCTCCAGCATAATGACAAATTGTAAAGTCACTACGTTCTAATTTCGGCTTGAATACttagaattaacaaaataaattaaaacattagataaataatttaatttaatattaacaatttaataattttaaaataaagtgaaaaattataatttaatattaacaaatttagtaatttaaagcGAATGTACAGTTCAAGACATACAGCTAATGACATGTTATGGCATCATATTGGGAGATCAATAGAAGATGGGGTGATGCGTCATCCGGTTGACAGGTCTGCAAGGAAAGACATTGATGCCACCCATCCTGATTTTGCAAAAGATCCTAGAAATGTTCGTCTAGGCTTGGCTGCTGATGGGTTTAATCCTTTTGGCAACATGAGCTtatcatacagcatgtggcctgtgattttGACGAACTACAATCTCCCCCCTTGGCTATGCATGAAGGAAGAGTATTTTATGCTAACTCTGCTTATTCTTGGACCAAAATCACCGGGtaaagacatggatgtatttctaagacccttggtggatgagttaaaaCAATTGTGGATTAACGGGGTCGACACAAGAGATGGCACAAGGAATGAATTGTTCAAGATGCGTGCAACCCTTCTGTGGACAATTAACGATTTCCCTGCTCGTAGTAGCTTGTCTGGTTGGAGCGGGCAAGGGTATAAAGTATGTCCAATGTGCAATGAAGACACCACTTCCATtcgagtgattggtaagacatcgTATGTCGGTCATAGGCGATTCTTGAGGAGTAATCATAAGTATAGAAGGGACAAGGAATTTGATGGCAAAGTTGAGAAAAGAAATCCTCCACAACAGTTTACTTGTCAACAAGTTTTAgatcaagtcaatgctttaccGCTTCAAGTGTCTGGTAAACATGACAGATTTGGGGGGGTGAAGCGCAAGCGAGGTGTAGGGgaaagtaattggaggaaaaaaagtattttctatGAACTTGATTACTGGAGTTCAAATCAGTTAAAACACaacctagatgtgatgcatgttgagaagaatgtgtgcgaCAGTCTCCTTGTGACTTTGTTagataatgataaatctaaggacaccactaacgcAAGACATGATTTAAAGAATATGGGGGTTAGGAAATCGTTGTGGATTTACGAGGATGCCAATAAAAGGTTAATGAAACCACATGCTCCATACGTGTTCACTTTTGAACAGAGGCgagatttttgtcaatttttgaaaGGAGTGAAGTTGCCCGATGGTTTTTGCTCTAATCTAAAGAAAAAAGTCACAGACAATGactcaaacattgttgggttgaagtcccatgattgtcatgtgataatgcaacgattatttGTAGTAGGTGTTCGCAAGTTTTTACCAGAATCTATATCCACTGCCATCACTTTattgtgtaatttcttcaaacaattgtgctctaggacactgaacgtttctgatatggagaaagctaaggatgacttgattgttattttatgcaagatggagttgattttccctCCAGCATTCTTTGACATAATGATCCATCTGGTTTTGCACTTGCCTGATGAAGCAATATTGGGAGGACCTGTATTTATGacgtggatgtatccttttgaaagatacatgaaaaaattaaaaaactatgtcaggaataaagctcgtcctgaaggatctatagcagaaggatatgttgcagatgaggctttgacattttgttcaatgtatttcaaaggtgtggaaacaaaatttaatcaaCCTGATTGTAACGAAGATGCACCGTATGTGAATCGAAACCTCACAGTGtttgaatctcaatgtcgtcctctTAGTAAGGGAATTCCCGTGCCCCTCGATGAAAATACTCGGAAtaaagctgagtggttcatattggataattctccagaaattgaagtgtatttagagtaagtacataattaatattcattttattctttgttcaatctactccttaattaacaatattgacattgttaattaattaacagggAACACCTAACTGAGGTGCAACAAAGAGATATGGCTGCCAATCATAAATTGATACATAAGAAAGAGTTTCgttcatggtttcataagaaggtaacttgtCCTTAGCAAATTTCATACTACAAATTACATTctcattctaatatatttatttattattagatatatgacttgcaccagcttgggtcattagagcatgctgatgaattactagctttagcatctgggtcagatctatTGGCTTACTCCTaccaagcatgtatagtgaacgGAGTTCAATTTGTTTCATACAATCGAGATCAGAATCGAATTACACAAAATAGTGTGGAGTGTGTGTTGctggaacagaaggttttaactattacgggcaact from Humulus lupulus chromosome 5, drHumLupu1.1, whole genome shotgun sequence encodes the following:
- the LOC133778785 gene encoding myosin-9-like; this encodes MSLAVTYQTELFLDKNKDYVVVEHQELLDASHCSFVSGLFPPLLEESSKSSKFSSIGSRFKQQLQSLLETLSVTELHYIRCEKPNNLLKPSIFENNNILQQLRCGGVMEAIRISCAGYPTRKPFREFVGRFGILAPNVFAGSCDEVTACKRLLEKVNLKGYQIGKTKVFLRAGQIAELDDC